gatgatgacgatgactataatgaaagaggaaaagtaatttattttggtCATATGCTATTTCCTGCCTTCTGCTAACAAAGTATTTCTGTGCTACACCCATTGTCTCTGCTCTTATCCAATTCCCTTCCCCATCAGTTTTCAGTGTTACCAACCTGATTTCTTCTCCCGAGTATCAGAGTAGAGGCCTTTAACATCTTGCCTGGGAACACCTAGCCTACTATGTACATCAGAAAAGGGCTCTCTCCGAACGACTGGGTTACCACTAAAAGCCTTTTCCGGAGAATGTGGTCTTTTTCCTAATCGCTGGCGTatatctagaaaaagaaaaaaagtactacCGTGACCACGTGCGTATGCTTTGCTATCTGTACTGTCAACCTGAGATCTCTGCAGGACCTGGTACCAAATCTCCCTGAGATTTAGACACGTGCTGGACATGGGGCCCAGCACAACCAAGCTTTTAAGAGCCTTCCCTCTACAGAGTCTGGATTCTCTGGGAAAATTCAAATGAGAATCCCCAGGGGctcacagggggaaaaaaaccttagcTGACTGCTCCAGAAAGGAACTTCTGAGGCAGAATTGTCTGCTTTGTGTTTTCTGTAGTAGGATCAAGCAGAGCAAATGATTTACGAACATTTCGGCTGACAAGAAATACTGCACGCTCCCTGAGGACAGAAGCCGCAATCTCTGAACATGTAAGAAGTTCTCAATAAACTATTACATTGAACAATAGTTGTAATGAGACTGACAAAAAGCAAAGGATCAAGGGAAGATGTCCCAAATCgtatttgtttttcctccaagccccgccccccccagaAACCTGCCTGTCCTCCTGAGCTCCTTCTCACAATAACAGCAACCacaaaaacacatttattaacAAGTCCCTGTGCTGGGCTTTCACCCACCTTGCCTATGCTCTCTGAGGACAGCACCCCCATCTTTCAGCCCCTCAGGCCTGGGCCCCTtggcttctctccctttcctcccgCAATTCCCAGCGCTGAGTCTTCTTCCTCTCCAAGGCTGACACTGTCATCAGTTCTGCCTCCACTGTCCCTGATCTAGTTCAGGCCCTTGTTACTTACTTAGCTCTCTGTCACACGCTACGCCTCCACCAAGTTACCTTCTAAAATAGATATAAGATCATGTTACTTCCCGCCTCAACAAATGAGGTTTGCCAACTGAGATCCTATTTCCTCTCCGAGGCCTCACTCCACAGCCACATGCTCTGAGAAGCATCCCACAACAGATCTTCCCCCAACAGATCCACCTCCCCGCTCTGTTCCCACAGCCCACTGCTTACAGTGCCCTATCACAGCACTTACTCCATTCTGCTTCAGGTGGAATTACCTGAATGTGTGCCCTTATGTTTTTCCATCTGAGTTCTATGATTACTTTGCATCCCCTGCAAAGACTTCTAACACTCCCAGCATCTAgccctggcacatagcaggcatgGCCAAGTACCCACTATATGCGTGTTTGCACATATAAACTAACCAGTTCAAACTCTTAACCATTTATACAACAACCCGAGTTAATTTCTATTATCCTTATGTATAAAGTATACCAATGACATACAGAGTAAAATAACTGTTTGGgacaaaaatattgaaaacaagtATTGCAAAAGTCTGATTAAATTTCATGTCCTAAAGTGCCAATGCCTAACCCAAAATTTAGAAGTGATGAATCAGGACTACTAAATTGGTCCGTAAATGACAGCGTTTTATCCAAGAACCTATCCCTGTCTGCATTTGCTTTCTGGAACTCAGAATGAAGCCCAGATACACAACTCAACAATACCTGTTTTAGTACTGCTGCCAGGTGGCCGTGGACGTGTGTGTTGACGTTTTTCATCTAACAAATGTCGGACATCTGCAAATTTCTCAGGTGTTAATTTGTTACCAATTCGGTTTTTTATATTGCTTGTAGATAGAGtatctgccttcatggagttcctttaaaaaggggggtgggggaacagTAAACCAACTTGAACTGTGGGATAACACTCATACAACAATCTCATACACTCTggaaaaacaatttaagaaaCCCAATCTAACATGGCCAACATTCACTTACAACACCATAAACCAGTAATTATTTGcttacaaaagccaggaccagCCTGCTGTAAAGAGGCTGCTTGGGGTTGAGCAGGCCCCTGAGTCTTCCGGGGTGGTTTCCGCACACGGCATCTGCAAGCTATCGCAGAGCACGTACCTGCGAGCCCCCTCCTCCTGGGACAAACGCTAAGTAGAGGCCTGCAGAGGGCTGGAGGCCTCTGCTCACCCAGGCTGTGATCTGGCTACAGTCTAGACACAACGGAGTCTACAACCCCTTTCGTTAAAGGACAGGCGTCTCTGCCAAAGACCTCTCCCACCATGTCAGGGGACGGGTTCCATTATTCGGCAGCATTTGCCACTGGAAAGttctctgaaaactaaaaataaggatGTGAACAAGGCCATACAAACCAACCAgcttaaaagttttttcttcccttttcccaaaCACACCATCAAGAACTCTTAGAGAGCACCCCAGCCTCGAGCCCTCTCTGAGCCATGCATATGCGATCTGCCCTCAGGAATCTGCTCAGCTCCACTGGTCATCAAAGAACGCATattaaaataactgtattttttcGTCCATGAATAGCAAAAATCAGAGTGATAATACCTAAGGTTGGTGAACTCTGTAGGCAACAGGTGGTAATTTGAGTAAAACCTTTTTGGAAGGAAATTTAGCaacatcacattttaaaacacGTGCCTTGACTTATGCAGTAACTAGAATTTATCTAGTTGTtgcaacagtaagaaaacagaaatccagggactcccctggcatCCCAGTGGTTAGGGCACTgctctttcactgccgagggcccaggtttgatcgctggttggggaactaagatcctgtgagccgcatggcgcagccaagggaaaaaaaaacaaaacagaaacctccATCAATaagggattggttaaataaacaATGACACTTTCAAAACAATGGACTGCATACACTTGAAAAATTAGCAGATGTCTACACTACATTAAATGGAAAAAGCATATGTCAAAACAAGATAAACAGTATAACTTAATTTTTGTACAAAGATATCTATAATTTCTCTATGTGTTATGTATACACATAAAACTAGCAGGAAAGTAATTCACCCAATTGCTAACAGTCGTTCTCTTAGAAGAGGAGATTACAGGTGACTTCACTTTCTATATCGTCTATAGCTTTTATAACAAAGATCACCTCTCGTACATTAAGAGGAAAAATCAGATGCTTTTATTCAAATTCTACAAAGGactgaaattagaaaacataaaagtgGATATAAAATTAAGAGGCATTAAGAAGAAGTTAGTAATTGGTATTAAGAAGAacttagtaattttttaaatcaaattaaaagccagcactgataaaaagaaaaaaatatttttacctgaTATTTTTCAGCTGAGATTCTACTTCGTCCGCATACATCGTCATTTTCATGCTCTTCTTTGGCGAAGGGGTGGAAATCATTTTCAGTTCGAGATCATAGTCCATCTCATCTGAGTCTGAGCCGCTGGCACTGGACCGCCTAGACGTGCTCCGCTCCCGGGTCTGCTTGAGGGCTGGGAGCTCCTCGTGGTACTCCACCACCACCCTGTCATCAGCATCCATGTCctgctcctcctcttcctcctcctcctcttcctcctcctcgaTGGGTTCCTCAGGAACATTCACTAGTCCTAAGGAATTTAACCAAAAAACATTAGGAAAAGCCCTAAAACTAACAAATCCAATTTTCTATCCTACATCAGTGACCTTTTTAAAAGATGGGATTCCCATCCTTAGAGTTTATTGGGGCATTATGTTCAATAGTGCTAATCTGGTTACCATTCTGATCCCGACAACAAAGAATGTCTAGGTAAAGTATGAACGAGCAGCCTGATGCCATATTACAAAGTTATCTAAAATACAGACCCTCATCATTATTCACAGAgtctgtatttgtgaatttgccAATTGTATGTGTCACTCCAGAATCAAAACCCATGGCACTTTCGTGGTCATTTGTGGACATGCATAGGAGCAGCAAAAAATTTGAGGCACCAGCCATGCATGTTCCCAGCTGCGGGCAAGCAAAGccacatcttttttgttttatctcacactgtaaacaagtgtcctttttgcAGTCCAGTGAGTGCTACTTTTTAACACTTTTGTGGCTTTTATTGGTGATTTCCTTGTTTAAAATAGCCTCTGAGCATAGTTCCAAagctgtctagtgttcctaaaCACAATAAGGCTGTGACAAGCCGTATGGAGAAAATACGTGTGTTAGATAGATAAGCTTTGCTCGGGCATGAGTTACACTGCTGTTGGCCTCGAGTCcagtgttaatgaatcaacagtaTGTAGTAAATGAGGTGTCTTTAAGCAGAAAGACACATCAAACAAAGTTATATATTGATCAGTTGACAAAAATGGtgtgattagggcttccctggtggcgcagtggttgagagtacgcctgcagatgcaggggacacgggttcgtgccccggtccgggaagatcccacatgctgtggagcagcttggcccgtgagccatgggcgctgagcctgcgcatccggagcctgtactccgcaacgggagaggccacaacagtgagaggcccacttaccgcaaaaaaagaaaaaaaaaggtgtgatTAGAGTCTCTGAATGGTTTTCAATGATCACGGtcactttatagaacataaccgCCATGAATAATGAAATGTACCTTTAAAAGTCATGGAAAAATGCTTGTAAGTGGAATGCTTGaagcagaatataaaatatatgtccacaacagttattacagtatttattgtgaaaagagacaaaggaaaaatgtaaaatgaaatcaGTTGTTAATCTTGGAGTGCTAGAATTAGAggcaatttgttttttaatttctttaatatgaatataaagattatataatgaaaataaaagtaactgaAATTGGAAAAGCCTAACTGTGTATCAGAAAAGTATGTGCGTTAAGCTGCAGATTTCAAATATACAAGTTTGGATATTcacatgaaattaaaatgtagagATTTCATCTCTCCCTGTCCCTATTACAATGATAAATGTGTACGCGTGTTATTCTGTGTTTGTATGCTGACTTGGCTGGTTCTACAAAGCATATAGAAGATTTTCACAGATcagattcaaaataaataaatctttataaaacataatgaaaatggtTCCTTCACAATAAGCACCaaaaggaaggacggaaggaaggaaggaaggaaggaaggaaggaaggaaggaagggaggaagggaggaggggggatagggagggtggggggagggaagggagagagaggaagagaaaaagaaaaaagaaggaagaaacaaaatgaaacccaAGTCATGATATCCCACTTTACTGAGGCATTCACGTGCACAAGCCAATAAGCACAGAACGCTAAACAAGCAGCTTATTTTCATCAGACAAAGGAACGATCAAATCAACTCAtccaacaaaataattaaaaaaaatttttttcatgctttTGATATTAATAGGAAAATTAGATTCCtaagaaaagttttaatttttcctacaTCTTGCCTTTATTGTTAGAACGGCTTTTATAAAATCATTTGACCTCTTTGTACAGGGCAATTTCAAATTAATTGTGACTTGACTTACTTTCCTATATGTTGGCAGAGGGTGAGGGCAAGGAAGAGAGGATGATAAAGTTTGGAACCTTAAGAGACtgtattaagaataaaaatatgatttcaggAGCCAAACACGTGTCTACCCAAGAGCTGAGCAGGCAACTACCGGAATGTCGGTGTTCATAGGATGTCAAGCCAACGTCGTCCCCAATCAGGGCTCTCTTCTTGATCACATCCCGCTGAATGCGACGGGAATGGTATCTTCGCTTCCTGCAACATTGCCAAAACAAGCACATAATCAAAAACCAGCAGGAAGGGCCTTGAAATCCACTAGTTAATTTCAACTACACCCTGACACAATGTTAGGTGCTGAAACTGAGATATTTCACATGAAACTGAAAGTCAGCATTCTCACACCATTTACCACAGTTAAAAATCTTGaattctttcttcttgttttccttcACTTCCACATATGGTATTGACATTCCACTGCAGAATACCAACTGAAGGATTATGAAAAGCTTACGTACTATTTAAACTATTGTATTTTAAGGTTTTGGACTCACCAAGAATTACTAAGAATTCCTTTCATGCCTCCGTAATTTGGATTCCCATATTTCATGTAATACTGACTTCTTCTCGCTGCTCCAAGTTCCTTTTTGTCatctaaaaattaattacaagTTACCAAGGATTTCCTGTGAGTGTGAAGACAATGTTgaatgggtttaaaaaaaaaaaagaatgtttttcgTGGCTGGGATCAGATCAGCACAATCAGCCGACAAAAGGGGAGGACGCACTAGAAACACTCTCTGAGCGCCTCCTAACGCAGTGCCTTGTGGAGGGGGTGGAGCAAAACTCAGAGGTGAGGCAGGTTAAGCTGCTGTTAGGGAGCTGACTCCATAGAGAAAATACTATTAACAACAATACAATATACTAGGCTCCAAGAAGCACAGGGGAGCATCACTTATCACCAGCGTTCAGGAATCAAAAAGGCTTTTAGAAGAGGCGGCATTTTCACTGCCCCCTGAAAGATGATATTCATTTCTGAATGACAACACTCCAATAACACAGAATCAGGGTCAAAGAAACAGATTATACACAGGTCCATGTATTAGGCaaaccattttttttccagtttaccGTGATGTTCCTCAAAATGGCTTAAGGAAAATAGCACAGCACCATATATCCAGAATGCACACAAATGGTCCCTCgaataagtaaatgaagaaaagacCCCATTTATCAAGTTAAAATGCCAGTTAACAGGAAGAAAAGGTGGTCAGTGAGCACGCATATTTTCATAATATAAAGGTCTCTTGACAGCTCCCTGGGCACTCACTGAACGCAACGGATGAACACCAATGGGAATGTACCCAGTGCTAGAGATAAACTTGGTGTCACAAACCAGAATGTGCACCCTACAAAAAACATGCCCAccagctccttggagaaatggctgattccagatcTGGGGCAGGGAAAGTACAAGTTGAGTCTGGCAAAACAAGATGTTTTATTGTGCCATAAAGAAAGAACTCAAAGAATCACGAAGGCGTGTCACAAGAACACAGTTTGAAGAGGCTCTACTGGCCAAATCCAAAATAATTTGTGAATCAAAATAATGATAGAACAGATGATAACCCATTGAATAAAACTCCATGAATCTAAACTGATATAAGTAAAAAAGgtaagtaaatacataaacaaatgggtaAAAAGGGAAAGCTCTTCCTTACGGCAGACTGCCAACTAATAAATGAGAGAGCTGAAAAGTCATCAATGGATCTAAAGCTACTGCATGGAAGCTGGATGAGGAACAGGCTATTTACATAACCTCAAAGCATCTCCCCACAAACctttaaattataaatggaaaaagagtaactttatagtggagaaacctggcgaTCATTACCCTAACCAAGTGATAAAAGCTAACATCCTCAGGAAGGGGATAAATAAACACAATGTGcctcctgatatgatgcactgaaAGTGACACAATGTCACTTCTGTGGTACAAACGCACAACCCGAACTTAATTAGGAGACATCAGACAAACTAAGGGGCAGCCTATAAAATAATGAGCCCGTCCTCTTTAAAAATGTCCCAGTCAAGGAAAACAAAGGAGTAGTTCCATATTGAGGGAGACTAAGGCGACACGGCAGACTTAAACACCCAGTCCTAGAGTGGATCCTAGTTCAGTGGGGGAGTAGTATAAAGAATAATCCCAATGTATTTGATAATCGTCAttgtcagcagcagcagcagcatgaaCTCTTAACACTTACACagcactcactgtgtgccaggcagtttTTTTCTCCCCCAGGTAGTTTAAATATACAGAGTGGGGAGCTGGTACAATCTGAATGTGGACTCCGAATTAGGTAATAGTATTGTATTAATGCTGAGTTCCCTGATTTTGATAACTGTGTGTAAAACAAAGTCCTTGTTCTTCAGAAATACTTACTGAAGTATTCAGGGGTGAAGAGTTGTCATTTCCAATTAACTCTCAACTGACTCAacccccccccaccacacacacattaTTAATGTGTACCCAAATCATTATGTGTAAAAAGCCTTATGAATTGTTAAGAggcttttaatttaattctttagaGAATGAGAGTTGAATGGCACTACTAGCAATGTCCAGGAAGATACTGCTATGATAcctaaaatacagttttaaagttttcataGTTCAGATGATAAACTGGCTGAAAAGCACATGGGACAAACCAGCTTTGACAGAAAATAACTTACTTTAGCTAGAAACCACAGCAGTATACAAATAATATTCACTTTCAATGTGTGAAATTCCAACTCAGGCAGCAAGTCATTGATTTTATAAGCACAGAATATTATAGTTTGAAGGAGCTTTGAGATTACCTGACCTAAGTTCTGATTCAAGAGAGGTGTCACTCAATAAAAAtcactttgattaaaaataaaaatcaataaaaatcaatACCAATTATCATTTACCTTTTGTAGCAAATCTCATGAATAACCTATTTCCTTTAGCAAGTTTGTTCGCTGGACGAAGATCATTTCTTAGCAGAGATTCTTCTTCTACCTGAGACAACGTGTCCAACTTAAGAAAAAAGAGCATTTTCGACATAAAAATTAAAGCCTTTTTCATATTCATTCAGCAGCAAAGTTACCACTGATTAAGAAAGCAATCTACCTTTACTAATACCCACCAGCATTACAGCACCAGTTCCTCTGCAGGATGTCTAAGTCAGAGGTCTTCGCTGACCACCTTGTCTAAAAGAATCGTCTCCATCATTCTCTACCTGCTtacccttctttatttttcttcacagcactcaTCACTTCCTGACCTTATATTACATATCTGTGTATCAGTGTATTGTCTGTCCACCCCACTAGAATGTAGGCTCCGAAACGGCAAGGACTTTGTTTTGCTTGACGCTATACCCCCAGCACCTAGAATTTGGTATAtggtaggcatttaataaataattttaaaatgaatacacTTTAATATTTCCAACAATAGTACATATGCCATTAGGAAATATGCCATTACTTGCTATTccttaattttactgatttgataGCATTTCAAAGGATTTCTCAATAAAACCATTTCCTTTCATACAGAAGTGTGAGTACTAAGATCTCAAGATGAATCATTCATTATAGCCACACGAACTTAAAGGCCAAGAGCCTGGTGCCCCCTCAGGAGGTATAACGGTGAAAGCCAGAGGAAGAACACAACGTACTGTATTAAGTCTTTAAGGCTTAAATACCAAGACAGTAAGCAGTTGTTTACAGTGAAACCTTACAGACACCTTTGCCCTCTCACTGACCTCTACATCACTTGCGTTCTCATCTTCAACTTCTCCTTCTTCAGCCTCATCGTCATCGGAACTGTCTTCCTGCTTGTCTAAAATGGAACGTGAGGGACAAGATGAAT
The genomic region above belongs to Phocoena phocoena chromosome 19, mPhoPho1.1, whole genome shotgun sequence and contains:
- the NCBP3 gene encoding nuclear cap-binding protein subunit 3 — encoded protein: MAAVRGLRVSVKAEVPAGPALGPPSPEAESGLDRGEPEPMEVEEGELEVVPVRRSLKELIPDTSRRYENKAGSFITGIDVTSKEAIEKKEQRAKRFHFRSEVNLAQRNVALDRDMMKKAIPKVRLETIYICGVDEMSTQDVFSYFKEYPPAHIEWLDDTSCNVVWLDEMTATRALINMSSLPALDKIRSRDANEDKSSEKSKKDKQEDSSDDDEAEEGEVEDENASDVELDTLSQVEEESLLRNDLRPANKLAKGNRLFMRFATKDDKKELGAARRSQYYMKYGNPNYGGMKGILSNSWKRRYHSRRIQRDVIKKRALIGDDVGLTSYEHRHSGLVNVPEEPIEEEEEEEEEEEEQDMDADDRVVVEYHEELPALKQTRERSTSRRSSASGSDSDEMDYDLELKMISTPSPKKSMKMTMYADEVESQLKNIRNSMKADTLSTSNIKNRIGNKLTPEKFADVRHLLDEKRQHTRPRPPGSSTKTDIRQRLGKRPHSPEKAFSGNPVVRREPFSDVHSRLGVPRQDVKGLYSDTREKKSGSLWNRLGSAPKTKEKNTKKVDHRAPGTEEDDSELQRAWGALIKEKEQSRQKKSRLDNLPSLQIEVSRESSSGSEAES